From the genome of Primulina huaijiensis isolate GDHJ02 unplaced genomic scaffold, ASM1229523v2 scaffold16847, whole genome shotgun sequence, one region includes:
- the LOC140965952 gene encoding polyadenylate-binding protein-interacting protein 12-like isoform X2, with product MAVVDSAGVNVIPTSSRADRYNDFAADHHRRYQQQQHIMGNEVSRGHGEIKMNGEDDEGGGFKKEIIDLEEMLSKLNPMAEEFVPPSLAAVGGGGNHRLVFPPAYAEAVTAAAAGLFLNNASSFVIPQLVNYGVATRNSFRKKKSDNEQRRRRMNSRTSMAQREDAIRRTVYVSDFDHQVTEEQLACLFINCGQVVDCRICGDPNSVLRFAFVEFTDEEGAQNALSLAGTMLGFYPVRILPSKTAIAPVNPTFLPRSEDEREMCARTIYCTNIDKKVTEADVKLFFESVCGEVVHLRLLGDYRHSTRIAFVEFVRAESAIGALNCSGAVLGLLPIRISPSKTPVRPRVA from the exons ATGGCGGTGGTGGATAGTGCTGGGGTTAACGTGATTCCGACATCGAGTAGGGCTGACCGCTATAATGATTTTGCGGCGGATCACCATCGTCGCTACCAACAGCAGCAGCACATAATGGGAAATGAAGTGTCGAGAGGTCATGGAGAAATCAAAATGAACGGCGAGGATGATGAGGGAGGAGGGTTTAAGAAAGAGATTATAGATTTAGAGGAAATGCTGTCTAAATTGAATCCCATGGCTGAAGAATTTGTTCCGCCGTCTCTGGCCGCTGTCGGGGGCGGTGGGAACCACAGGCTGGTTTTCCCGCCGGCATATGCTGAAGCGGTGACGGCTGCAGCAGCTGGGCTCTTTTTAAACAACGCCAGCAGTTTTGTAATACCGCAGCTTGTCAATTATGGAGTCGCAACTAGAAATTCTTTTAGAAAG AAGAAAAGTGACAACGAGCAACGGAGGCGGAGGATGAATAGCCGAACAAGCATGGCTCAAAGAGAAGACGCAATTAGAAGGACGGTTTATGTATCTGACTTTGATCACCAG GTTACTGAGGAGCAACTTGCTTGTCTTTTCATAAATTGTGGACAG GTTGTGGATTGTCGCATTTGTGGTGACCCTAACTCCGTGCTTCGTTTCGCCTTTGTGGAATTTACCGATGAAG AAGGGGCACAGAATGCTTTGAGTTTGGCCGGAACTATGCTTGGTTTTTATCCAGTGAGAATACTGCCTTCCAAAACTGCAATAGCACCTGTCAATCCGACATTCTTGCCAAGG TCTGAAGATGAAAGGGAGATGTGCGCAAGAACTATCTATTGCACAAATATTGACAAAAAG GTTACCGAAGCCGATGTGAAACTTTTCTTTGAGTCCGTTTGTGGAGAG GTTGTACACTTAAGGTTGCTTGGAGACTATAGGCATTCGACGCGAATAGCTTTCGTGGAGTTTGTAAGG GCTGAAAGCGCGATCGGTGCTCTGAATTGCAGTGGTGCTGTCTTGGGATTGCTTCCGATAAG GATAAGCCCATCAAAGACCCCGGTTCGACCCCGTGTTGCGTAG
- the LOC140965952 gene encoding polyadenylate-binding protein-interacting protein 12-like isoform X1: MAVVDSAGVNVIPTSSRADRYNDFAADHHRRYQQQQHIMGNEVSRGHGEIKMNGEDDEGGGFKKEIIDLEEMLSKLNPMAEEFVPPSLAAVGGGGNHRLVFPPAYAEAVTAAAAGLFLNNASSFVIPQLVNYGVATRNSFRKLCYVQKKSDNEQRRRRMNSRTSMAQREDAIRRTVYVSDFDHQVTEEQLACLFINCGQVVDCRICGDPNSVLRFAFVEFTDEEGAQNALSLAGTMLGFYPVRILPSKTAIAPVNPTFLPRSEDEREMCARTIYCTNIDKKVTEADVKLFFESVCGEVVHLRLLGDYRHSTRIAFVEFVRAESAIGALNCSGAVLGLLPIRISPSKTPVRPRVA; the protein is encoded by the exons ATGGCGGTGGTGGATAGTGCTGGGGTTAACGTGATTCCGACATCGAGTAGGGCTGACCGCTATAATGATTTTGCGGCGGATCACCATCGTCGCTACCAACAGCAGCAGCACATAATGGGAAATGAAGTGTCGAGAGGTCATGGAGAAATCAAAATGAACGGCGAGGATGATGAGGGAGGAGGGTTTAAGAAAGAGATTATAGATTTAGAGGAAATGCTGTCTAAATTGAATCCCATGGCTGAAGAATTTGTTCCGCCGTCTCTGGCCGCTGTCGGGGGCGGTGGGAACCACAGGCTGGTTTTCCCGCCGGCATATGCTGAAGCGGTGACGGCTGCAGCAGCTGGGCTCTTTTTAAACAACGCCAGCAGTTTTGTAATACCGCAGCTTGTCAATTATGGAGTCGCAACTAGAAATTCTTTTAGAAAG CTTTGCTATGTACAGAAGAAAAGTGACAACGAGCAACGGAGGCGGAGGATGAATAGCCGAACAAGCATGGCTCAAAGAGAAGACGCAATTAGAAGGACGGTTTATGTATCTGACTTTGATCACCAG GTTACTGAGGAGCAACTTGCTTGTCTTTTCATAAATTGTGGACAG GTTGTGGATTGTCGCATTTGTGGTGACCCTAACTCCGTGCTTCGTTTCGCCTTTGTGGAATTTACCGATGAAG AAGGGGCACAGAATGCTTTGAGTTTGGCCGGAACTATGCTTGGTTTTTATCCAGTGAGAATACTGCCTTCCAAAACTGCAATAGCACCTGTCAATCCGACATTCTTGCCAAGG TCTGAAGATGAAAGGGAGATGTGCGCAAGAACTATCTATTGCACAAATATTGACAAAAAG GTTACCGAAGCCGATGTGAAACTTTTCTTTGAGTCCGTTTGTGGAGAG GTTGTACACTTAAGGTTGCTTGGAGACTATAGGCATTCGACGCGAATAGCTTTCGTGGAGTTTGTAAGG GCTGAAAGCGCGATCGGTGCTCTGAATTGCAGTGGTGCTGTCTTGGGATTGCTTCCGATAAG GATAAGCCCATCAAAGACCCCGGTTCGACCCCGTGTTGCGTAG